The DNA sequence ACGCTCCGACCTTTGTATTTAATAAGGCATAGATAAATCATTCTCGCAAACAGGGAGACGCATCATCGGCGTTTCCCTGTTTGCGTTGGCTTTAGATTAAGGGGGCTAGGAAATTAACTTGAAAATGCGCGATTTACTGGAGAAGTTGTATGATGCTTACAATGACATACAAAAAGCGGAGGAGGACCCTGTCCGTTTTTTGCATGACTTTGAAGATCTAAACGCCAGGGAAGTGGTAGGCATAATAGCCTCATCTTTGGCCTTTGGGCGCGTTTCTCAAATAATAGCTTCTGTTGGTAGCGTCGTTTCTTTGCTTGGTGACGATCCTGTAGGTTTTGTAATGAGTTCCTCTGTCGAGTACTTAATTGCAAACCTTGACGGATTTAAGCACAGATGGGTGAGTGGAAAGGAAGTTGCTGGATTATTATATGCCTGCAAGAAGTTGTTGACAAAATACGGTTCGTTTCAAGCTCTCTATGAGACTTGTAAGCATACGGGCAAAGATCCTCTAATTGGCTTTGCTTTATCTATTAGAAATGAATCTTTTTGTGATATAAGTGCCTTAATTCCGGACGCAAGCAAAAACAGCCCCTGTAAAAGGCTTAGGCTTTTCCTGAAGTGGATGGTCAGAAAGGATAATGTAGATCCCGGAGGATGGATGGTCGAAAGCCCGTCAAACTTGCTTGTCCCCTTGGATGTCCATATGTGGAGGGTAGGCAAGAACCTGGGGTGGATAAAAAGGCAGGTTCCGGACCTAAAGGCTGCCGTTGAACTGACTCAGGCCTTTAAGGCCATAAGGCCAGATGATCCGCTGAGGTATGATTTTGCCCTTTCTCACGTGGGAATGGAAGGCATCGAATTCGAGGAAATATTATCTGCTTTAAAGGGGTGTTTGTAAGTCTATGTATATGGATATGGATAGGTATAACGTCTGTGTCGTTACTTGCAAGCAGGGTGCTACGACGAAAGAAGTTCATGTCGAAAGGGGTACGTCGCTTCTTCGTGCATTAAGGTCCATGGGCATTGTTTTGGATGCAGGCTGCGGCGGGTTGGGTAAATGCGGACGATGCAAGGTCATGACCGATGGTATCTTAGGCAGACCCTCTCAAATAGAGATGAAACACCTAGGCGAAGAGCTGGATGAAGGTTGGAGGCTTGCTTGTCAGGCAACCGTCGAAGGGGATGTGGATGTATACGTCGATATATTGGATGTGGGCGGTAAGGCGAGATTTGTAGATGTTAACGGCGATGCTTTTGGCCAGATTTCTCCAAGCGTCGTCAAAGAGAAGATAGATATCGACTTAGATGACAAAGGGGCGACAAGCTTAAGGGATTTAATTTGCAGCATATTGGGCAAACCGCATTTAAGCTTTAGGCCTGAGGCACTGGCTGATATATCGGCGCTTTTGTCCGACATAGGAACAATTTGCGCTTACCTCGTTACCATAGATGACCAATGCATAGCGGCTTTTCCTGAAAACTATGACAAATCTGCCTATGGCTTTGTCTGCGATTTGGGTACCACGACTTTATCCATGGCGTTGGTGGATCTAAGTAGCGGTAAAGTGGTTTCTGGCTATACCAAGACGAATCCACAAAAAAGCTATGGTGCAGATGTGATATCTCGAATATCTGCCGCCCTTTTGAGCGAGGGGCTGCATGAAATGAGATCTGTTTTGCTTGAATCGATCAGCGAGATGATGAGGCATTGCTTAAAAGAGGCTAAAGTAAACAAGAAGGATGTCTTTGAGCTTTTAGTATTGGGCAATACCGTAATGGAGCATATCTTTTGGGGAATATCGCCCAAGTCGTTTGCAAGGTCTCCATATTTGCCTGTATTTACGGATGGTTTAACGTCTGAAGCTTCTAACTTTCCCGGACTCCTCATGCACCCTTTGGGCAGGGTGCGGACTGTGCCTGCTATAGCTAGATTCGTAGGCGGAGATATGACTGCCCTGCTTTTTGAATTGATGTCGCTAAATCCCAAGCTACCGTCGTTAGTGATCGACCTGGGCACCAACGGTGAGATAGGGTTAGTCTTAAACGATGCTATTTTTGTGACTTCCGCCGCGGCCGGTCCTGCCTTTGAAGGGGGAGCGATAAGCTGCGGTATGCCGGCAACGGATGGTGCAATTTACGCTCTTCATTGGGATGAAAAATATGGACTCAAACCTATGGTCTTGGGCAACACAAAACCTAAGGGGATGTGCGGTAGCGGAATTATCAGCACACTGGCCTTATTTATTCGTTTGGGGTTGATTGAGGAATCGGGAAGGATTAAGGATCCTGAATCCATTAAAGATGAAACCCTGTTATCTAAGATAAAAATCGAGGACGAGAAAAACGAAAGGAAGATAATCATCGCAGAAGATGTTGCCCTAACGCAATGGGACATTAGACAGCTTCAGTTGGCAAAGGGAGCTATATATGCCGCTGTTGAAATACTGACAGAAGAAGCTGGCTTAAATGCAGATGCCTTGAATGCGATTTATCTGGCTGGCTCCTTTGGAAGCTGTTTGAATCCCAAAGATGTGATGGATATACGTTTATTGCCTAAAGCTTTTAAGGGGGAGGTCGTAGCGCTTGGGAATGGCGCCTTAAAAGGGGGGCTGCGCCTCTTGTTAAAGGGGCGCAAGGCGTTTGAAGACGTTGATCCCATGCTTTCCAAGGTGAGATATGTGGACATAGAGGAAAGGGGATTTTCTCAAAGGTTCTTGGCTAGCCTCTTCTTTCGTTAGATATTTGGGATTATCGTTTGATTGCAACAAAGGCCCTTAAGAAAAGGGCCTAAATTTTTTTCTTGACAAATAGGAATTTAAGTACCATAATTCCTGTTAGAAAGGAAGGTAGAACGATGAAAGGTGGAGTAGTGCAGATATCTCAAGCGGCGTCTATTGCTTTGCATGGCATGGGATTGCTGGCCCTGTACGGGAAGAGGATGAGCATTAAAGAGCTTTCGGAGATGATATCCGTGTCCGAACCTCATGCCGCCAAGGTATTTCAAAGGTTGGTCAAGGCAGGCCTGGTAAATTCCACGCGCGGGCCCGGTGGTGGAGTTGAGCTTTCAATTCCTCCATCGAAGATAAGCCTTTGCGATATCTATGAGGCCATAGAGGGCAAACCATCGCATGACTATTGTTTGATAAATCGACAAGCCTGCCCCTTCGGAGCATGCATATTTGGAACGATGATCAAGAAGATAAATGACGAATTTGTAAGTTATATGTCTAGTAAGACTTTAGCTGACTTAGTGGGGAGTGATATTTTTGATGAAGCAAAAAATATTGCGGCGGGTAATAAAGATTGACGAAGACAAATGTGACGGCTGTGGTCTGTGTGCCGAAGCCTGTCATGAGGGGGCAATCGTCATAGAGAACGGTAAAGCTAAACTTAAAAGGAAATCTATCTGCGACGGGTTGGGCGATTGCGTGGGTGAATGCCCCAAGGGGGCCATATCCTTCGAAATGAGTGAGGTAGAAGAATACCTGGGCCCCGATGAAGGCAAGGGCGCACCGGGGGATAGGGTGCTTCCTTGTGGTTGTTCGGGAAGTGCTGTTGTTGACATGCGAATCGATAGGACCAAGGCTGCCTTGGCTGTAACCGCAAATAAAGTTGACCAGGATGCTGGGATGATATCGCAGTTGGCCAATTGGCCTATCCAGCTTAAGCTGGTCCCAGTAGATGCTCCTTACTTAAGGGAGACTCCTATCGTTTTGGCAGCGGACTGCACAGGCTTTGCTCTTCCAGGCTTTCAGCAGGCCTTCCTTGAAAGTGGCAAAAGCATGTTGCTCATTGGCTGTCCCAAGCTGGATGATGCCAATTTATATGAAGAAAAATTGTCTCAAATATTAAAGAACAATAAAACACCCCAGCTTACGGTAGTGATCATGGAAGTGCCTTGTTGCAGCGGGCTTTGGAGGTTGGCAGAAGCTGCAGTAGATGAGGTTGGTATTGACATAGACTTGATTAAAGTGGTTATTAGTATTGATGGTAATATTAAACTAAAGGAAACGATAAAATATAGATATAAGTCAAATTAAGGAGGGATGTTTACATGTTTTGTTATCAATGCGAGCAGACGGCACAGGGTAGCGGATGTACAAATTTCGGAGTTTGCGGAAAAAGTCCAGAGGTGGCCGATCTTCAGGATTTGTTGATTCACGTAACTAAGGGCATATCCATGTACGCTCATCGAGCTCGCGCTCTAGGGGTTAGCGATCAGGAAATCGACTCCTTCGTGGTGGAGGCGTTGTTCACTACCGTAACGAATGTTAACTTCGATGAAGAACGCATGGAGCAGATGATTCGAAGAGCGGAAATTATAAGGGCAAAGGCACGCAAACTCTATGAAGATGTCGCCATGTCTAAGGGCATAACTCCAGAGAACCTTAGCGGGCCGGCAACTTTTGAGCTTGCAAAAGATAAGGCTGGCCTGATATCTCAGGGAGAACAGGTGACGCCCGAGTCGCGTGCCAAAAAGCTTGGCGATGTAATGGCCGGACTACACGATCTCATACTTTTCGGTTTAAAAGGAAGCGCTGCATATGCTGATCACGCTCAAATTTTAGGCAAAAAAAGCGACGAGATCTACGCCGGATTTCATGCCTTTCTAGATTTCCTCTCTAGGGAGAGTTTTACGGAAGAGGAATTATTGGGAAAGGCCATCGAATTCGGCCACTTCAACCTTAAGGTTATGGAGTTGCTTGATGCAGCCAATACCGATGCTTATGGCCATCCTGAGCCTACCAAAGTCAGAGTAACCCCTATAAGAGGAAAGGCCATAGTAGTTTCCGGACATGACTTAAGGGATTTGGATCTCCTTTTGAAACAGACGGAGGGGAAGGGCATAAACGTATATACGCACGGAGAAATGTTGCCCTGTCTGGCCTATCCGGAGCTTAAAAAATATCCCCACTTAGTGGGCAATTATGGTAGCGCTTGGCAAAACCAGAGGACCGAGTTTGATGAGTTCCCAGGTGCGATATTAATGACTACCAATTGCATCCAAAAGCCAAAGGATTCTTACAAAGATAGGATCTTTACAACGGGCCTTGTGGCATGGCCAGGCGTACGCCATATTGGTCCTGATAAGGATTTTTCTCCCGTAATAGAGGCTGCTTTAGCCCAGCCTGGTTTTACTGAGGACGCACCTGAAAAATACATCACCATAGGTTTTGCAAGGAATACGGTGTTGTCCGTGGCGGACAAAGTTATTGACCTGGTAAAGAGGGGTAAAATCCGTCACTTTTTCCTGATAGGTGGTTGTGACGGAGCAAAACCAGGTCGAAATTACTACACTGAGTTTGCAACGAGCGTACCAAAGGATTGTCTAATATTGACCTTAGCCTGTGGCAAATATCGTTTTAATAAGTTAGAGTTTGGTGACATCGAGGGCATCCCAAGGTTGCTCGACATGGGGCAGTGCAACGATGCTTATTCAGCTATAGTTGTAGCCAAAGCACTTGCCGATGCCTTCGGTATAGATGTAAATAGCCTTCCCTTGTCTCTCATTTTGTCGTGGTATGAGCAGAAGGCGGTTTGCATTTTATTGTCCCTTATTGCCCTTGGCATCAAGAACATGCGGTTAGGGCCAACCCTTCCTGCCTTTTTAAAGCCCAAAGTCGTCGCTTTCTTGAGCGAAAATCTTGGCCTAAAACCCATCACTACTCCACAGGAGGATCTGAA is a window from the Acetomicrobium flavidum genome containing:
- a CDS encoding TIGR02757 family protein, with the translated sequence MRDLLEKLYDAYNDIQKAEEDPVRFLHDFEDLNAREVVGIIASSLAFGRVSQIIASVGSVVSLLGDDPVGFVMSSSVEYLIANLDGFKHRWVSGKEVAGLLYACKKLLTKYGSFQALYETCKHTGKDPLIGFALSIRNESFCDISALIPDASKNSPCKRLRLFLKWMVRKDNVDPGGWMVESPSNLLVPLDVHMWRVGKNLGWIKRQVPDLKAAVELTQAFKAIRPDDPLRYDFALSHVGMEGIEFEEILSALKGCL
- a CDS encoding ASKHA domain-containing protein, encoding MYMDMDRYNVCVVTCKQGATTKEVHVERGTSLLRALRSMGIVLDAGCGGLGKCGRCKVMTDGILGRPSQIEMKHLGEELDEGWRLACQATVEGDVDVYVDILDVGGKARFVDVNGDAFGQISPSVVKEKIDIDLDDKGATSLRDLICSILGKPHLSFRPEALADISALLSDIGTICAYLVTIDDQCIAAFPENYDKSAYGFVCDLGTTTLSMALVDLSSGKVVSGYTKTNPQKSYGADVISRISAALLSEGLHEMRSVLLESISEMMRHCLKEAKVNKKDVFELLVLGNTVMEHIFWGISPKSFARSPYLPVFTDGLTSEASNFPGLLMHPLGRVRTVPAIARFVGGDMTALLFELMSLNPKLPSLVIDLGTNGEIGLVLNDAIFVTSAAAGPAFEGGAISCGMPATDGAIYALHWDEKYGLKPMVLGNTKPKGMCGSGIISTLALFIRLGLIEESGRIKDPESIKDETLLSKIKIEDEKNERKIIIAEDVALTQWDIRQLQLAKGAIYAAVEILTEEAGLNADALNAIYLAGSFGSCLNPKDVMDIRLLPKAFKGEVVALGNGALKGGLRLLLKGRKAFEDVDPMLSKVRYVDIEERGFSQRFLASLFFR
- a CDS encoding RrF2 family transcriptional regulator codes for the protein MKGGVVQISQAASIALHGMGLLALYGKRMSIKELSEMISVSEPHAAKVFQRLVKAGLVNSTRGPGGGVELSIPPSKISLCDIYEAIEGKPSHDYCLINRQACPFGACIFGTMIKKINDEFVSYMSSKTLADLVGSDIFDEAKNIAAGNKD
- a CDS encoding ATP-binding protein; amino-acid sequence: MKQKILRRVIKIDEDKCDGCGLCAEACHEGAIVIENGKAKLKRKSICDGLGDCVGECPKGAISFEMSEVEEYLGPDEGKGAPGDRVLPCGCSGSAVVDMRIDRTKAALAVTANKVDQDAGMISQLANWPIQLKLVPVDAPYLRETPIVLAADCTGFALPGFQQAFLESGKSMLLIGCPKLDDANLYEEKLSQILKNNKTPQLTVVIMEVPCCSGLWRLAEAAVDEVGIDIDLIKVVISIDGNIKLKETIKYRYKSN
- the hcp gene encoding hydroxylamine reductase — its product is MFCYQCEQTAQGSGCTNFGVCGKSPEVADLQDLLIHVTKGISMYAHRARALGVSDQEIDSFVVEALFTTVTNVNFDEERMEQMIRRAEIIRAKARKLYEDVAMSKGITPENLSGPATFELAKDKAGLISQGEQVTPESRAKKLGDVMAGLHDLILFGLKGSAAYADHAQILGKKSDEIYAGFHAFLDFLSRESFTEEELLGKAIEFGHFNLKVMELLDAANTDAYGHPEPTKVRVTPIRGKAIVVSGHDLRDLDLLLKQTEGKGINVYTHGEMLPCLAYPELKKYPHLVGNYGSAWQNQRTEFDEFPGAILMTTNCIQKPKDSYKDRIFTTGLVAWPGVRHIGPDKDFSPVIEAALAQPGFTEDAPEKYITIGFARNTVLSVADKVIDLVKRGKIRHFFLIGGCDGAKPGRNYYTEFATSVPKDCLILTLACGKYRFNKLEFGDIEGIPRLLDMGQCNDAYSAIVVAKALADAFGIDVNSLPLSLILSWYEQKAVCILLSLIALGIKNMRLGPTLPAFLKPKVVAFLSENLGLKPITTPQEDLKAILG